The genomic interval CGGGGCCGGACTTTATGCGCTGGACACCGGTTATGCGACGCAGCTGAAGGAGTTCGACAGCGGCATCGGCAGGCTGTGGGCGCGCAAGGACTTGCCTGCGCCGCTGGCCGAGTATGTGGACCTGGTGCGCGCAATCAACCCGGACGGCGCGCTGCGCTTTTACCCCGGCTCGCCCTGGCTGGCGCTGCAGACCACGCGCCCGCAGGACCGTCTGCGCCTGTTCGAGCTGCACAGCAGCGACAGCCGCATCCTGCAGGACAATTTCGCCGATCACGCGCGGCGCGTGACCATCACCACCGCCGACGGTTTCGACGCACTCAAGGCCTTGCTCCCGCCGCCGCCGCGCCGCGCCCTGGTGCTGATCGACCCGTCCTACGAAATGCGCGAAGACTACCAGCACGTGGTCGCCGCGCTCAAGGATGGCCTGACGCGCTTTGCCACCGGCACATATGCGGTGTGGTATCCGCAACTGGCCAGGGCCGAGGCGCGGCAACTGCCGGAAAAACTCAAGCGCCTGCCGGTGAAAAGCTGGCTCAACGTATCCCTGACGGTCCACGCGCCGAGTTCGGACGGTTTCGGCATGCACGGCAGCGGCATGTTCGTCGTCAACCCGCCGTGGACGCTGCACAAGACGCTCGCGGACGTCCTGCCCTACCTGGTCAAGGTGCTGGGCCAGGATGCCGGAGCAAGCTTCGTTCTGGAGCAGGAAACGGCGTAAGGTCCTTGGTCAGCGCTTCCCCGAATACTGCTAGAATCCCCGCTTGACCAAGAACCGAGACGGACCGCTCACCCCATGCGTCACCTGCCCATGTTGTGGCACCCCCGCCCGCCCGCCGCGCCCTGCCTGTATCGCGCGTGGCTGACCGACCGGGGCTCGCTCACGCACCGCATCCAGACGCGCTGCGGCGCCTTCAGCGTGCGCGGCTTGCGCCTCACCAGGGCCAAGTCCGGGCGCGACGAAGCCGCTTATGTGAACCTGAATCCGCGCGAGCTCGCATTGTTGCGCGAAGTGCTTCTGTACTGCGGCGACACGCCGGTCGTTTTCGCCCACAGCGTGATTCCCCGTGCGGGCTTGCGCGGGCCGTGGCGCAGCCTGAGCAGTCTCGGCAACAAGCCGCTCGGCGCGGCCCTGTTCGCCGATCCGCAGGTAAAGCGCTCGCCGCTGCAATTCAAGAAACTCAGCCGCCGCCACGAGCTCTATCGGCGCGCCTGCCGCATCCTGCCCGAACCGCCGGCGTATCTGTGGGCGCGGCGCTCGGTGTTCACGCTGCGGCGCCAGCCGATCCTGGTCACGGAAGTCTTCCTCCCCGGCATCCTGGAGTTAGCGAATTGAAACTGAAGGAAAGATTCGACCTTTACGAAAAACTGATGCGGCTCGACAAGCCCATCGGCATCTTGCTGCTGGCTTGGCCGACGCTGTGGGCGCTGTGGATTTCATCCGGCGGCCTGCCCAACTGGATGATCGTGTGGATTTTCATGCTCGGCACGGTGCTGATGCGCTCCGCCGGATGCGTCATCAACGACTATGCCGACCGCGATTTCGACCCGCACGTGGAGCGCACGCGGAACCGCCCCATGGCCGCCGGTCTGGTGAGCAAAAAGGAGGCGCTGGCGCTGTTCGCGGCGCTGTCCGTGTGCGCGTTCCTGCTCATCCTGCGCTTCAACAAGCTCACCATCCTGCTCTCCTTCGGCGCGCTGTTCCTGGCCGCCAGCTACCCCTTCACCAAGCGCTTTTTCGCCATTCCTCAGGCCTATCTCGGCATCGCTTTCGGCTTCGGCATTCCCATGAGCTTCGCCGCGCAAACCGGGCACGTGCCGGCCATGGCGTGGCTCATGCTGCTGGCCAACATTTTCTGGGCCATCGCCTACGACACCGAATACGCCATGGTGGACCGCGAGGACGACCTCAAGATCGGCATCAAGACTTCCGCCATCACCTTCGGCCGATATGACGTGCTGGCGGTAATGGTGTGCTACGGCATCACCCTGGCCATTCTCGCCGGGATTGGCGGGTGGTTCCGGCTGGGGCTGTTCTATTACGCCGGCCTCGCCGTGGCGCTGGGCATCGCGGTCTACCATTACAGCCTGATCCGCAGGCGCGAACGGGACAAATGCTTCAAGGCCTTCATCCACAACAACTGGTTCGGCGCGGCGGTATTCGGCGGCATCCTGCTAAACTACTGGCAGAGTACCCTGTACGCCGTCAAACACCTGTTCTGAGAAACCGCAATGGCCGGCTGCTGCGAAAACAAATCTTGCACTCTCGCCGCCATGCGCGCCGACCACGGCCGCGTGCTGAAAATCGTGCTGGCGGTCAATGCCGTCATGTTCCTGGTGGAAACCTTTGCCGGCATGGCCGCCCACTCCACTTCCCTGCTGGCGGACGCTTCCGACATGCTGGGGGATGCGCTGGTGTATGGCTTCAGCCTCTACGTGCTGACCCGGGACGAAAGCTGGCAGGCGCGCGCCGCCTTGCTCAAAGGCCTGATCATGCTGGCCTTCGGCCTCGGCGTCGCGGCGGAAGCGATCCACAAGACCCTGCACCCCATCCTGCCGCAGGGCGAAGCTATCGGCCTGATCGGCCTGCTGGCCCTCGCCGCCAACACCGGCTGTTTCCTGCTGCTCTACCGCCACCGCGCCGACAACCTCAACATGAGCTCGGTATGGCTGTGCTCGCGCAACGACCTGTTCGCCAATGTCGGCGTGATCCTCGCCGGCGTCGCGGTGATCTACAGCCAATCGCGCTGGCCGGACATCGTCGTAGGTGGCATCATTGCAGCACTGTTCCTCAAATCCGCCGTGAGCGTATTGCGCCAGTCCCTCGCCAGCCTGAATTCCCAACCTGATTAGGAGTCGTCATGCGAAACATTCTGTTGGTCCTTTCCCTGCTACTTCCCGCCGCACTTGCCCAGGCGCAGCAGCCCGCACCGCTGCCGGACGCACGCATGCTGGTGAACATGCCGGACGTGCCGCGCAGCGTGATGCGCGCCGACATGCTCGACCACATGGCGGCGCTCAACGAGATCATCGGCGACCTGGCGGAAAACAAATTCGAGGCTGCCGCGGAAACCGCCGAAAAACGCATCGGCCAAAGCGCCATGGGCAGAAACGCCCCCATGGCGCGCGGCCAGGGTCCGGGCCGCTTCATGCCCGACACCATGCGCCAGATGGGCTGGAACATGCACGGCGCCGCCAGCGAATTCGCCAAGGTGGCGAAGACAGGCGACAAGACCAAGGCCCTGGCCGCACTGCAGCAGGTCACCGCGAGCTGCGTGGCCTGCCACATGGCGTTCCGTACCCGCTGAAACCGGGGCGGCTGCCCTGCCCCCGAATCCGTCCAACGGACCATTC from Sulfurimicrobium lacus carries:
- a CDS encoding 23S rRNA (adenine(2030)-N(6))-methyltransferase RlmJ, with translation MLSYRHAFHAGNHADVLKHLVLVQLDRYLGQKDKPFWVIDTHAGAGLYALDTGYATQLKEFDSGIGRLWARKDLPAPLAEYVDLVRAINPDGALRFYPGSPWLALQTTRPQDRLRLFELHSSDSRILQDNFADHARRVTITTADGFDALKALLPPPPRRALVLIDPSYEMREDYQHVVAALKDGLTRFATGTYAVWYPQLARAEARQLPEKLKRLPVKSWLNVSLTVHAPSSDGFGMHGSGMFVVNPPWTLHKTLADVLPYLVKVLGQDAGASFVLEQETA
- a CDS encoding chorismate--pyruvate lyase family protein; protein product: MLWHPRPPAAPCLYRAWLTDRGSLTHRIQTRCGAFSVRGLRLTRAKSGRDEAAYVNLNPRELALLREVLLYCGDTPVVFAHSVIPRAGLRGPWRSLSSLGNKPLGAALFADPQVKRSPLQFKKLSRRHELYRRACRILPEPPAYLWARRSVFTLRRQPILVTEVFLPGILELAN
- the ubiA gene encoding 4-hydroxybenzoate octaprenyltransferase, coding for MKLKERFDLYEKLMRLDKPIGILLLAWPTLWALWISSGGLPNWMIVWIFMLGTVLMRSAGCVINDYADRDFDPHVERTRNRPMAAGLVSKKEALALFAALSVCAFLLILRFNKLTILLSFGALFLAASYPFTKRFFAIPQAYLGIAFGFGIPMSFAAQTGHVPAMAWLMLLANIFWAIAYDTEYAMVDREDDLKIGIKTSAITFGRYDVLAVMVCYGITLAILAGIGGWFRLGLFYYAGLAVALGIAVYHYSLIRRRERDKCFKAFIHNNWFGAAVFGGILLNYWQSTLYAVKHLF
- a CDS encoding cation transporter: MAGCCENKSCTLAAMRADHGRVLKIVLAVNAVMFLVETFAGMAAHSTSLLADASDMLGDALVYGFSLYVLTRDESWQARAALLKGLIMLAFGLGVAAEAIHKTLHPILPQGEAIGLIGLLALAANTGCFLLLYRHRADNLNMSSVWLCSRNDLFANVGVILAGVAVIYSQSRWPDIVVGGIIAALFLKSAVSVLRQSLASLNSQPD
- a CDS encoding cytochrome c, whose translation is MRNILLVLSLLLPAALAQAQQPAPLPDARMLVNMPDVPRSVMRADMLDHMAALNEIIGDLAENKFEAAAETAEKRIGQSAMGRNAPMARGQGPGRFMPDTMRQMGWNMHGAASEFAKVAKTGDKTKALAALQQVTASCVACHMAFRTR